Proteins encoded within one genomic window of Corallococcus macrosporus:
- a CDS encoding ATP-binding protein: MGTLGAQAQAQDPVARGRLLLVDDEENILKSIRRVLRRGEWDIETATDAETGLRTLERFQPEVVISDFRMPGMNGVEFLTQVKLQAPRAQRIMLTGQADQQAIEEAINRSEIFRFISKPWNDSHLVLTVKSAFEQYALHTENDRLYRVTQEQNAELKQLNAELEERVALRTRLLSTAKREWELSFDCMETPLAVVRARDFAVRRANVAYAQVARRSIEEVPSDVPCHQYLFGRDTPCQGCPLPSAMETGKGARGEVQQGGRSYVVAAYPFAGDDRAVCTYRDVTEEQAMTRRLIETEKMAAVGQLAGGVAHEINNPLGGILAFAQLMSRDAGRSEGDLESLKLIEESALRCKRIVESLLKFSRHSRVEDRRLFDLSKCVEDAAVLFRAQLKSMPKVELKLGLKDGLPKVYGDPGTLAQVVLNLLQNGLQALPRAEGRLSLETGREGDRTFFAVTDTGTGIEERHLPRIFEPSFTTKPPGEGTGLGLSIAYRIVQDHGGTFQVDTHVGQGSRFTVFLPIPLQLERLP, encoded by the coding sequence ATGGGAACCCTGGGAGCTCAAGCGCAGGCGCAGGATCCGGTCGCCCGAGGGCGGCTGCTGCTCGTGGACGACGAGGAGAACATCCTCAAGTCCATCCGGCGGGTGCTGCGGCGCGGTGAGTGGGACATCGAGACGGCGACGGACGCCGAAACGGGCCTGCGCACCCTGGAGCGCTTCCAGCCGGAGGTCGTCATCTCCGACTTCCGCATGCCGGGGATGAACGGCGTGGAGTTCCTCACCCAGGTGAAGCTCCAGGCCCCGCGCGCCCAGCGCATCATGCTGACGGGGCAGGCGGATCAGCAGGCCATCGAAGAGGCCATCAACCGCTCGGAAATCTTCCGCTTCATCTCCAAGCCCTGGAACGACAGCCACCTGGTCCTCACGGTGAAGAGCGCCTTCGAGCAGTACGCGCTCCACACGGAGAACGACCGGCTCTACCGCGTCACCCAGGAGCAGAACGCGGAGCTCAAGCAGCTCAACGCGGAGCTGGAGGAGCGCGTCGCGCTGCGCACGCGCCTCTTGTCCACCGCCAAGCGCGAGTGGGAGCTGTCCTTCGACTGCATGGAGACGCCGCTCGCGGTGGTGCGCGCGCGGGACTTCGCGGTGCGCCGGGCCAACGTCGCCTACGCGCAGGTGGCCCGCCGCTCCATCGAAGAGGTGCCCTCCGACGTCCCGTGCCACCAGTACCTCTTCGGCCGGGACACGCCGTGCCAGGGCTGCCCGCTGCCCTCCGCCATGGAGACGGGCAAGGGCGCTCGCGGGGAAGTGCAGCAGGGCGGGCGCAGCTACGTGGTGGCCGCGTACCCGTTCGCGGGCGACGACCGCGCGGTGTGCACCTACCGCGACGTCACGGAGGAGCAGGCGATGACGCGCCGGCTCATCGAGACGGAGAAGATGGCCGCGGTGGGCCAGCTCGCGGGCGGCGTGGCGCACGAAATCAACAACCCGCTGGGCGGCATCCTCGCCTTCGCGCAGCTGATGTCCCGCGACGCGGGCCGCAGCGAGGGCGACCTGGAGTCGCTGAAGCTGATTGAAGAGAGCGCGCTGCGCTGCAAGCGCATCGTGGAGAGCCTGCTGAAGTTCAGCCGGCACAGCCGCGTGGAGGACCGCCGCCTCTTCGACTTGTCCAAGTGCGTGGAGGACGCCGCGGTGCTCTTCCGCGCGCAGCTCAAGTCCATGCCCAAGGTGGAGCTGAAGCTGGGCCTCAAGGACGGGCTGCCCAAGGTGTACGGGGATCCCGGCACGCTCGCGCAGGTGGTGCTCAACCTGCTGCAGAACGGCCTCCAGGCGCTGCCCAGGGCGGAAGGGCGCCTGTCGCTGGAGACCGGCCGCGAGGGCGACCGGACCTTCTTCGCGGTGACGGACACGGGGACGGGGATCGAAGAGCGGCACCTGCCGCGCATCTTCGAGCCGTCCTTCACCACCAAGCCGCCCGGCGAGGGCACCGGCCTGGGCCTGTCCATCGCCTATCGCATCGTCCAGGACCACGGGGGCACCTTCCAGGTGGACACCCACGTGGGCCAGGGCTCCCGCTTCACCGTCTTCCTGCCCATTCCCCTGCAGCTCGAGAGGTTGCCGTGA
- a CDS encoding diguanylate cyclase, which translates to MRAQPYTLLVVDDSQASLPHLVRTLGPEDFALRVARSGPEALGLTQEVDGVLLCPGGPDAAATQELLEALTPPSPAPRPAVVVLAPAEERTLRLAALRRGAEVILTPWDDEELRLRLYRSLETHSQLKSLHSQVEELRRLAVTDGLTQVHNHRYFQERLREEFRRSQRYDESLSLILVDLDHFKNVNDAHGHGAGDRVLREVAASLQHSVRETDLVARYGGEEFAILLPCTHLPGALTVAERIRKGINELHAGPEGALRVTASLGVSSFPHRAILTPEQLLLTADEALYRAKREGRDRICLHPPAPLFSTPPSRAG; encoded by the coding sequence GTGCGAGCCCAGCCCTACACGCTTCTGGTCGTGGACGATTCGCAGGCGTCGCTGCCCCACCTGGTGCGCACGCTGGGCCCGGAGGACTTCGCCCTCCGGGTGGCGCGCTCGGGACCGGAGGCCCTGGGCCTGACCCAGGAGGTAGACGGCGTCCTGCTCTGCCCTGGCGGCCCCGACGCAGCGGCCACCCAGGAGCTCCTGGAGGCCCTCACCCCACCGTCCCCGGCGCCCCGACCCGCCGTGGTGGTTCTGGCCCCGGCGGAGGAACGGACCCTGCGGCTCGCTGCCCTGCGCAGGGGGGCTGAGGTGATTTTGACCCCCTGGGACGACGAGGAGCTGCGTCTGCGGCTCTACCGGAGCCTCGAAACGCACTCGCAGTTGAAGTCGCTTCACTCGCAGGTGGAGGAATTGAGGCGCCTGGCGGTGACGGACGGGCTCACCCAGGTCCACAACCACCGCTACTTCCAGGAGCGGCTGCGGGAGGAGTTCCGCCGCTCGCAGCGCTACGATGAGAGCCTGTCGCTCATCCTGGTGGACCTGGACCACTTCAAGAACGTCAACGACGCCCACGGCCACGGCGCCGGGGACCGCGTCCTGAGAGAGGTGGCCGCCTCCCTCCAGCACAGCGTGCGGGAGACGGACCTGGTGGCGCGCTACGGAGGAGAGGAGTTCGCCATCCTCCTGCCCTGCACCCACCTGCCCGGCGCCCTCACCGTGGCGGAGCGAATCCGCAAGGGAATCAACGAGTTGCACGCGGGTCCGGAGGGCGCCCTGCGCGTCACCGCCTCCCTGGGCGTCTCCAGCTTCCCCCACCGCGCAATCCTCACCCCGGAGCAGCTGTTGCTCACCGCGGACGAGGCCCTCTACCGCGCCAAGCGCGAGGGCCGCGACCGCATCTGTCTCCACCCCCCGGCACCCCTGTTTTCCACGCCGCCTTCACGCGCAGGCTGA
- a CDS encoding glycosyltransferase family 2 protein has translation MAKYPSISLFFPAWNEEDYVERAVSRALEVLPKLTDDFEIIVVNDASTDRTQEVCDALAAKVPQLRVITHPVNLKLGGAMRTGLAASTKDLVLYSDIDLPWDMRELERALHLMNYLEADMICAFRFDRTSEGPKRIVYSFVYNLLIRALFDIQIKDVNFSFKLMHRRVLESMELKSQGSFIDAELVVKAIRKGFRVFQMGVDYFPRTRGISTLASPSVILKMVKELVNLYPETRSPPPPSKPVRLPPSVQQLRSVPGHAGRG, from the coding sequence GTGGCCAAGTACCCGAGCATCAGCCTCTTCTTCCCTGCCTGGAACGAAGAGGACTACGTGGAGCGCGCCGTGAGCCGCGCCCTGGAAGTCCTGCCGAAGCTCACCGACGACTTCGAAATCATCGTCGTCAACGACGCCTCCACGGACCGGACCCAGGAGGTCTGCGATGCGCTGGCGGCGAAGGTGCCTCAGCTGCGGGTCATCACGCACCCGGTGAACCTGAAGCTGGGCGGGGCGATGCGCACGGGGCTGGCGGCGAGCACGAAGGACCTGGTGCTGTACTCGGACATCGACCTGCCGTGGGACATGCGGGAGCTGGAGCGGGCGCTGCACCTGATGAACTACCTGGAGGCGGACATGATCTGCGCCTTCCGGTTCGACCGCACGAGCGAGGGCCCCAAGCGCATCGTGTACTCGTTCGTCTACAACCTGCTCATCCGGGCGCTGTTCGACATCCAGATCAAGGACGTGAACTTCAGCTTCAAGCTGATGCACCGCCGGGTGCTGGAGTCGATGGAGCTCAAGAGCCAGGGCTCGTTCATCGACGCGGAGCTGGTGGTGAAGGCCATCCGCAAGGGCTTCCGGGTGTTCCAGATGGGCGTGGACTACTTCCCGCGCACGCGCGGCATCTCCACGCTGGCGTCGCCGTCGGTCATCCTGAAGATGGTGAAGGAGCTGGTGAACCTGTACCCGGAGACGCGTTCGCCGCCGCCGCCCTCGAAGCCGGTGCGCCTGCCGCCGTCGGTGCAGCAACTGCGCTCGGTGCCGGGCCACGCGGGGCGCGGGTAG
- a CDS encoding ChbG/HpnK family deacetylase, whose protein sequence is MASRTRLIVNADDLGLHPSLDAGILRAHREGIVTSATLLATGPSAAQAVGRAKAQGLAVGVHLALSTRLPCAAPAEAVRTVAPGGRLRGSWADFAKAWLTGRVRREELERELSAQLSRARELGAKVDHLDGHQHLHLLPGVRSVVEDIAAREGLPLRWPDALPRASWLRAPGPALKTTVLAVLARTAPRARPGVRRVSAGGVFEAGRLDEAALLGVLDALPAGDFELGCHPGEGAPHVPEDPAWTYGWDAELAALTSPRVKAKLVERGIVLANYGELG, encoded by the coding sequence ATGGCGTCGCGCACGCGCCTCATCGTCAACGCGGATGACCTGGGCCTGCACCCGTCGCTGGACGCGGGCATCCTCAGGGCCCACCGCGAGGGCATCGTGACGAGCGCGACGCTGCTGGCCACGGGGCCTTCCGCGGCACAGGCCGTGGGCCGGGCGAAGGCGCAGGGCCTGGCGGTGGGCGTGCACCTGGCGCTGTCCACGCGGCTGCCTTGCGCGGCCCCGGCGGAGGCCGTGCGGACGGTGGCGCCGGGCGGGCGGCTTCGGGGCAGCTGGGCGGACTTCGCGAAGGCGTGGCTGACGGGGCGGGTGCGGCGCGAGGAGTTGGAGCGGGAGCTGTCCGCGCAGCTGTCCCGCGCGCGGGAGCTGGGCGCGAAGGTGGACCACCTGGACGGGCACCAGCATTTGCACCTCTTGCCGGGGGTGCGGTCGGTGGTGGAGGACATCGCCGCGCGCGAGGGCCTGCCCCTGCGGTGGCCGGATGCGCTGCCGCGCGCGTCGTGGCTCCGGGCGCCCGGGCCCGCGCTGAAGACGACGGTGCTGGCGGTGCTCGCGCGCACGGCGCCCCGGGCCCGGCCGGGCGTGCGGCGGGTGAGCGCGGGCGGGGTGTTCGAGGCGGGCCGGCTGGACGAGGCGGCGCTGCTGGGGGTGCTGGACGCGCTGCCGGCGGGGGACTTCGAGCTGGGGTGCCACCCCGGTGAGGGCGCGCCGCACGTGCCGGAGGACCCGGCGTGGACCTATGGCTGGGACGCGGAGCTGGCCGCGCTCACGAGCCCCCGCGTGAAGGCGAAGCTCGTGGAGCGGGGCATCGTGCTCGCGAACTACGGCGAGCTGGGCTGA
- a CDS encoding class I SAM-dependent methyltransferase has product MSGLMDQALALYAGLPASERFHVHARASSAPLLAVASRLPSGTVADIGCGHGLLSAVMALAVPERRVLGVDLDERKVHWAKQALSGLPNVTLDVGSVEELAKAQPHTLDAAVVCDVLYLLPEAKWPGFLQSVRGLLKPGGRFLLKEVEGDRSWKHAKALAQEWVMVSLLGRTKASGGMVLKPRVDGVRLLRDAGFEVREVVGLGEGYTTPHLLYDAEAR; this is encoded by the coding sequence ATGAGCGGACTCATGGACCAGGCCCTGGCGCTTTACGCGGGGCTCCCCGCGAGCGAGCGCTTCCACGTGCACGCGCGGGCCTCATCGGCACCACTGCTCGCGGTGGCATCGCGCCTGCCATCCGGGACGGTGGCGGACATCGGCTGTGGTCACGGGCTCCTTTCCGCGGTGATGGCGCTCGCGGTGCCGGAGCGCCGCGTGCTGGGCGTGGACCTGGACGAGCGCAAGGTGCACTGGGCGAAGCAGGCCCTGTCCGGGCTGCCCAACGTGACGCTCGACGTGGGCTCGGTGGAGGAGCTGGCGAAGGCGCAGCCGCACACGCTCGACGCGGCGGTGGTCTGCGACGTGCTGTACCTGCTGCCCGAAGCGAAGTGGCCCGGATTCCTCCAATCCGTGCGTGGTCTGCTCAAGCCCGGAGGCCGCTTTCTCCTGAAGGAGGTGGAGGGCGACCGCTCCTGGAAGCACGCGAAGGCGCTGGCGCAGGAGTGGGTGATGGTGTCGCTTCTGGGGCGCACCAAGGCCAGCGGCGGAATGGTCCTCAAGCCGCGAGTGGACGGCGTGAGGCTGCTCCGTGACGCGGGCTTCGAGGTGCGCGAGGTGGTCGGCCTGGGCGAGGGCTACACGACCCCGCACCTGCTCTACGACGCCGAAGCCCGCTGA
- a CDS encoding mannosyltransferase family protein — protein sequence MTRMVRSAPRAVLTAGLAALVVCTALVTVSALAFPQGYSPARLTWPGAPVLLGWAHFDAGWYARIATEGYSYTPGQQSPVAFFPLYPLVLRGLGFLHLDTFLAGVLVTMLCGLGALYVFTLWARTRADEEAARNAGLLLAFYPFAFFLYGAMYSDALFLLLIIGAFLLLERGQLGWAVLLAAVATAARPVAPALVVGLLARRLEWKHERGLKWRLVDLLPVFAAAGFVLYVLYQWKAFGEPFAFVKVQSAPGWDQKPGWRTWAKLRWFQGFSREMSLSDGLRLVGHAAVTVGALALVWPTAKRLGWGYGVYTLAIVGLPAMSSKDFMGMGRYLLAAFPLFLTLALLLRERPRLRWGVLASFACVMLALTVAYGAAEYVS from the coding sequence ATGACCCGCATGGTCCGTTCCGCTCCTCGTGCCGTCCTGACCGCCGGGCTCGCCGCCCTGGTGGTGTGCACCGCGCTGGTGACGGTGTCCGCGCTCGCGTTCCCGCAGGGCTACAGCCCCGCGAGGCTGACGTGGCCGGGCGCCCCCGTCCTCCTGGGCTGGGCGCACTTCGACGCCGGCTGGTACGCGCGCATCGCGACGGAGGGCTACAGCTACACGCCCGGCCAGCAGAGCCCGGTGGCGTTCTTCCCCCTGTACCCGCTGGTGCTGCGCGGCCTGGGCTTCCTGCACCTGGACACGTTCCTCGCGGGCGTGCTCGTCACCATGCTGTGTGGCCTGGGCGCGCTCTACGTCTTCACGCTGTGGGCGCGCACGCGGGCGGACGAAGAGGCGGCGCGCAACGCGGGGCTGCTGCTGGCGTTCTACCCGTTCGCGTTCTTCCTCTACGGGGCGATGTACTCGGACGCGCTGTTCCTCCTGCTCATCATCGGGGCGTTCCTGCTGCTGGAGCGGGGACAATTGGGGTGGGCGGTGCTGCTCGCGGCGGTGGCCACGGCGGCGCGGCCGGTGGCGCCCGCGCTGGTGGTGGGGCTGCTGGCGCGGCGGTTGGAGTGGAAGCACGAGCGCGGCCTGAAGTGGAGACTCGTGGACCTCTTGCCGGTGTTCGCGGCGGCGGGCTTCGTGCTGTACGTGCTCTACCAGTGGAAGGCGTTCGGTGAGCCGTTCGCGTTCGTGAAGGTGCAGTCCGCGCCGGGGTGGGACCAGAAGCCGGGCTGGCGCACGTGGGCGAAGCTGCGGTGGTTCCAGGGCTTCAGCCGGGAGATGTCACTGTCGGACGGCCTGCGGCTGGTGGGGCACGCGGCCGTGACGGTGGGGGCGCTGGCGCTGGTGTGGCCCACGGCGAAGCGGCTGGGCTGGGGCTACGGCGTCTACACGCTGGCCATCGTGGGACTGCCCGCCATGTCCAGCAAGGACTTCATGGGCATGGGGCGCTACCTCCTGGCCGCCTTCCCGCTGTTCCTCACGCTGGCGCTGCTGCTGAGGGAAAGGCCGCGCTTGAGGTGGGGCGTGCTCGCCAGCTTCGCCTGCGTGATGCTGGCGCTGACCGTGGCGTACGGCGCGGCGGAGTACGTGTCATGA
- the fadJ gene encoding fatty acid oxidation complex subunit alpha FadJ: protein MATKQEAVEAKQGLSYDVTNGVAVITVDQPGAPVNTLSPEVGTAFTTLLQQAERDPEVKAVVFISGKKDNFVAGANIDFLQTLKTPAEVEAISRGAHEQFDRLESFSKPVVAAIHGACLGGGLEWVLACHYRIVTDSPKSVVGLPETQLGLIPGAGGTQRLPALIGAQAALDLILTGKNVKPSKAKKLGIVDEVVPVPMLKDLALKRAAELAAGTLKVERAHQGFKAVAQSGKKKGLAGLFQGLLSKDLWAEAALEDNPVGRKVLFDQAKKALLKKTRGKYPAQEKALQVIRVGLESGRKAGLEAEAKAFGELVFTDVSKRLVEIFFATTALKKENGTANASVKPREVKKVGVLGGGLMGGGIAYVAGVLQGVPVRVKDRDDAGAGRALKQVQTVLDERVKRRSLTHREANAKLSNITAATDYSGFKSVDLVIEAVFEDLKLKHQVIAEVEAVTGPDTIFASNTSSLPIGELAKGSKRPSQVIGMHYFSPVHKMPLLEIITHPGTAEWVTATCVDVGKKQGKTVIVVNDGPGFYTSRILAPYMNEAAYLLAEGADIVQLDKALVDFGFPVGPITLLDEVGIDVAQKVGPIMEAAFGKRMAAPKALEGVVSDGRLGRKTNKGFYLYENGKKKEVDPQVYLLLPHGKDRKSLDASEMAERVALQMVNEAIRCLGEGILRSPRDGDVGAIFGLGFPPFLGGPFRYADALGPANLLRKLEHYQDKYGERFTPAPLLVEKVRANKGFHEA from the coding sequence ATGGCGACCAAGCAAGAGGCAGTCGAAGCGAAGCAGGGCTTGAGCTACGACGTCACGAACGGCGTCGCGGTCATCACCGTGGACCAGCCGGGCGCGCCCGTGAACACGCTGTCTCCGGAAGTGGGCACCGCGTTCACCACGCTGCTCCAGCAGGCGGAGCGCGACCCGGAGGTGAAGGCCGTCGTCTTCATCTCCGGCAAGAAGGACAACTTCGTCGCCGGCGCGAACATCGACTTCCTCCAGACCCTGAAGACCCCGGCGGAGGTGGAGGCCATCAGCCGCGGCGCGCACGAGCAGTTCGACCGGCTGGAGTCCTTCTCCAAGCCCGTGGTCGCGGCCATCCACGGCGCGTGCCTGGGCGGCGGCCTGGAGTGGGTGCTCGCGTGCCACTACCGCATCGTCACGGACAGCCCCAAGTCGGTGGTGGGCCTGCCGGAGACGCAGCTGGGCCTCATCCCCGGCGCCGGCGGCACGCAGCGGCTGCCCGCGCTGATTGGCGCGCAGGCGGCGCTGGACCTCATCCTCACCGGCAAGAACGTCAAGCCGTCCAAGGCGAAGAAGCTGGGCATCGTGGATGAGGTCGTCCCCGTGCCCATGCTGAAGGACCTTGCCCTCAAGCGCGCCGCGGAGCTGGCGGCGGGCACGCTCAAGGTCGAGCGCGCGCACCAGGGCTTCAAGGCCGTGGCCCAGAGCGGCAAGAAGAAGGGCCTGGCCGGCCTGTTCCAGGGGCTCCTCAGCAAGGACCTGTGGGCGGAGGCCGCGCTGGAGGACAACCCGGTCGGCCGCAAGGTGCTGTTCGACCAGGCGAAGAAGGCGCTCCTGAAAAAGACGCGCGGCAAGTACCCCGCGCAGGAGAAGGCGCTGCAGGTCATCCGCGTGGGCCTGGAGTCCGGCCGCAAGGCGGGCCTGGAGGCGGAAGCGAAGGCCTTCGGCGAGCTGGTCTTCACGGACGTGTCGAAGCGGCTCGTTGAAATCTTCTTCGCCACGACGGCGCTGAAGAAGGAGAACGGCACCGCGAACGCCAGCGTGAAGCCGCGCGAGGTGAAGAAGGTCGGCGTGCTCGGCGGCGGCCTCATGGGCGGCGGCATCGCCTACGTGGCCGGCGTGCTCCAGGGCGTGCCCGTGCGCGTGAAGGACCGGGACGACGCGGGCGCGGGCCGCGCGCTCAAGCAGGTGCAGACGGTGCTGGACGAGCGCGTGAAGCGCCGCTCCCTCACCCACCGCGAGGCGAACGCGAAGCTGTCCAACATCACCGCGGCCACGGACTACAGCGGCTTCAAGTCGGTGGACCTGGTGATTGAAGCGGTCTTCGAGGACCTGAAGCTCAAGCACCAGGTCATCGCGGAGGTGGAGGCCGTCACCGGCCCGGACACCATCTTCGCGTCCAACACCTCCAGCCTGCCCATCGGCGAGCTGGCGAAGGGCAGCAAGCGCCCCTCGCAGGTGATTGGGATGCATTACTTCAGCCCGGTCCACAAGATGCCGCTCTTGGAGATCATCACGCACCCGGGCACCGCGGAGTGGGTGACGGCGACGTGCGTGGACGTCGGCAAGAAGCAGGGCAAGACGGTCATCGTCGTCAACGACGGGCCGGGCTTCTACACGTCGCGCATCCTCGCGCCGTACATGAACGAGGCGGCGTACCTGCTGGCGGAAGGCGCGGACATCGTCCAGCTGGACAAGGCGCTGGTGGACTTCGGCTTCCCGGTGGGGCCCATCACGCTGCTGGACGAGGTCGGCATCGACGTGGCCCAGAAGGTGGGGCCCATCATGGAGGCCGCGTTCGGCAAGCGCATGGCGGCGCCCAAGGCGCTGGAGGGCGTGGTGTCCGACGGCCGCCTGGGCCGCAAGACGAACAAGGGCTTCTACCTGTACGAAAACGGGAAGAAGAAGGAGGTGGATCCGCAGGTCTACCTGCTCCTGCCGCACGGCAAGGACCGCAAGTCCCTGGACGCCTCGGAGATGGCCGAGCGCGTGGCGCTGCAGATGGTGAACGAGGCCATCCGCTGCCTGGGCGAGGGCATCCTGCGCAGCCCCCGCGACGGCGACGTGGGCGCCATCTTCGGCCTGGGCTTCCCGCCGTTCCTGGGCGGCCCGTTCCGGTACGCGGACGCCCTGGGGCCGGCGAACCTGCTGCGCAAGCTGGAGCACTACCAGGACAAATACGGCGAGCGCTTCACGCCCGCGCCGCTGCTGGTGGAGAAGGTGCGCGCCAACAAGGGCTTCCACGAGGCCTGA
- the fadI gene encoding acetyl-CoA C-acyltransferase FadI: MASEKRNGHRRVAIVRGLRTPFAKAGTVFANLTALDLGRMVVQELVQRSDLDPNEINQVVFGQVIPTLTAPSIAREVVLAAGLPKRIDAFTVARACATSIQSMVAGANAIALGDADVVIAGGTESLSDAPIFTSRPLAHALAASSKGKSLPDKLKPFQKLKAKDLIPVPPAIAEYSTGETMGESAEKMAKENGISREEQDLIAFNSHQNAAKAWKEGRFDNEVMHVLVPPKYEQTATKDNIVREDTSLEALAKLKPVFDRRYGSVTAGNASPLTDGAAALILMSEEKAKALGYEPLGFLRSHAFAATDPGDQLLQGPAYAAPVALKRAGMKLSDIDLVEMHEAFAAQVASNLQALASKEFAKKAGFNAPVGEVDRSILNVTGGSISLGHPFGATGARIVTQALNELKRRNKNTVMCTVCAAGGLGAAVILERA, from the coding sequence ATGGCAAGCGAGAAGCGCAACGGCCACCGGCGGGTGGCCATCGTTCGCGGACTGCGGACGCCGTTCGCGAAGGCGGGCACCGTCTTCGCGAACCTGACGGCGCTGGACCTGGGCCGGATGGTGGTCCAGGAGCTGGTGCAGCGCAGCGACCTGGACCCCAACGAAATCAACCAGGTCGTCTTCGGACAGGTCATCCCCACGCTGACCGCGCCCTCCATCGCGCGTGAAGTGGTGCTGGCGGCGGGCCTGCCCAAGCGCATTGACGCCTTCACCGTGGCGCGCGCGTGCGCCACGTCCATCCAGTCCATGGTGGCCGGCGCCAACGCCATCGCGCTGGGTGACGCGGACGTCGTCATCGCGGGCGGCACCGAGTCCCTGTCCGACGCGCCCATCTTCACCAGCCGCCCCCTGGCGCACGCGCTGGCCGCGTCGTCCAAGGGCAAGAGCCTCCCGGACAAGCTCAAGCCCTTCCAGAAGCTCAAGGCCAAGGACCTCATCCCCGTGCCCCCCGCCATCGCCGAGTACTCCACCGGAGAGACGATGGGCGAGAGCGCGGAGAAGATGGCCAAGGAGAACGGCATCTCCCGCGAGGAGCAGGACCTCATCGCGTTCAACTCGCACCAGAACGCGGCCAAGGCGTGGAAGGAAGGCCGCTTCGACAACGAGGTGATGCACGTCCTCGTGCCGCCCAAGTACGAGCAGACCGCCACGAAGGACAACATCGTGCGCGAGGACACGAGCCTGGAGGCGCTCGCCAAGCTCAAGCCCGTGTTCGACCGCCGCTATGGCAGCGTCACCGCCGGCAACGCGTCCCCGCTGACGGACGGCGCCGCGGCGCTCATCCTCATGAGCGAGGAGAAGGCGAAGGCGTTGGGCTACGAGCCGCTGGGCTTCCTGCGCTCGCACGCGTTCGCGGCCACGGACCCCGGGGACCAGCTGCTCCAGGGCCCGGCGTACGCGGCGCCCGTGGCGCTCAAGCGCGCGGGGATGAAGCTCTCCGACATCGACCTGGTGGAGATGCACGAGGCCTTCGCCGCGCAGGTGGCGAGCAACCTCCAGGCGCTGGCGTCCAAGGAGTTCGCGAAGAAGGCGGGCTTCAACGCGCCGGTGGGTGAGGTGGACCGCTCCATCCTGAACGTGACGGGCGGCTCCATCTCCCTGGGCCACCCGTTCGGAGCCACCGGGGCGCGCATCGTCACGCAGGCCCTGAACGAGCTGAAGCGTCGGAACAAGAACACGGTGATGTGCACCGTCTGCGCCGCGGGCGGTCTGGGCGCCGCGGTCATCCTGGAGCGTGCGTGA
- the hemE gene encoding uroporphyrinogen decarboxylase: MNDRLLRTARRQPTDTTPVWLMRQAGRYLPEYRAIRGNIAFLDLCKDPDLAAEVTVQPITRLGVDAAIIFSDILIPVEAMGIHLELGDKGPHFPNPLRTPADIDKLGVPDPVEGTGFVAEAIRRTRKALNDSVPVIGFAGAPFTLAAYMVEGGGSKSYIQIKRLLFEQPEVAHRLFQKLTDTLIPYLKMQVEAGAKIVQIFDSWGGELSPWDFERFSLPYLTRMVTELKATGVPVILFGVNMTPHLPLLKRTGADVIGLDWRCPVDEGRRILGPDVATQGNLDPLHLFLPREELDGRVKDILRRAGPTGHIFNLGHGILPPTDPDAAKFLVDAVHKHGAALRQGTLG; this comes from the coding sequence GTGAACGACCGACTCCTGCGCACGGCGCGCCGCCAGCCCACCGACACCACCCCCGTGTGGCTGATGCGTCAGGCGGGCCGCTACCTGCCCGAGTACCGCGCCATCCGCGGCAACATCGCGTTCCTGGACCTCTGCAAGGACCCGGACCTGGCCGCGGAAGTCACCGTCCAGCCCATCACCCGCCTGGGCGTGGACGCCGCCATCATCTTCTCCGACATCCTCATCCCCGTGGAGGCCATGGGCATCCACCTGGAGCTGGGCGACAAGGGCCCCCACTTCCCCAACCCGCTGCGCACCCCCGCGGACATCGACAAGCTCGGCGTCCCCGACCCCGTCGAAGGCACCGGCTTCGTCGCCGAGGCCATCCGCCGCACGCGCAAGGCCCTCAATGACTCCGTGCCCGTCATCGGCTTCGCGGGCGCGCCCTTCACCCTGGCCGCGTACATGGTCGAGGGCGGCGGCTCCAAGAGCTACATCCAGATCAAGCGCCTGCTCTTCGAGCAGCCCGAGGTCGCCCACCGCCTCTTCCAGAAGCTCACCGACACCCTCATCCCGTACCTCAAGATGCAGGTGGAGGCCGGCGCGAAGATTGTTCAAATCTTCGACTCCTGGGGCGGCGAGCTGTCCCCCTGGGACTTCGAGCGCTTCAGCCTCCCGTACCTCACCCGCATGGTGACGGAGCTCAAGGCCACTGGCGTCCCCGTCATCCTCTTCGGCGTGAACATGACCCCGCACCTGCCGCTCTTGAAGCGCACTGGCGCGGACGTCATCGGCCTGGACTGGCGCTGCCCCGTGGACGAGGGCCGCCGCATCCTCGGGCCGGACGTCGCCACCCAGGGCAACCTGGATCCGCTCCACCTCTTCCTGCCGCGCGAGGAGCTGGACGGCCGCGTGAAGGACATCCTCCGCCGCGCCGGCCCCACCGGGCACATCTTCAACCTGGGCCACGGCATCCTCCCGCCCACCGACCCGGACGCCGCGAAGTTCCTCGTGGACGCCGTCCACAAGCACGGCGCGGCGCTGCGTCAGGGCACCCTCGGCTGA